From the Leucobacter tenebrionis genome, one window contains:
- a CDS encoding ATP-dependent DNA ligase produces MARTAHRDRKQQTVEVGGHRIRVSNLDKVLYPSTGTTKGDVIGYYGAIAPTMLPHCRDRPATRKRWPDGVGDDGRGEVFFQKDIGDSAPDWVRTGRIQHKDHVNHYPLVNDEATLVWLAQLAALEIHVPQWRFDAEGEARNPDRLVFDLDPGDGVTLRECARVAFLVRDILRGMGLPSIPVTSGSKGIHLYAALDGTQTSDQASAVARELARSLEADHPDDITSSMKRALRPGRVFIDWSQNNAAKTTVTPYSLRGRIAPTVAAPRTWRELASPHLRQLEFHEVLERVARRGDPLAELAELSDAHAVSDRLAVYRAKRDAARTPEPVPAASGAKGSKGSGGAKVSKDSKGSTGRADTDDPDSEGSRRAEPVFVIQRHEARRLHFDFRLEHDGVLVSWALPKGVPTDPKVNHLAVPTEDHPMSYRHFEGVIPKGEYGAGNVEIWDSGTYELEKWRDDEVIVRLTGRPGGGLGGPRRYALFRAGEAGGKPRWMIHLMSDEPAAQGRGKKRNPDPAPDPDPPSAIPPRAPAMRPMLSERGAPAEFDRLDEREWAFEMKWDGIRALAFVDGERCTLRSRSDGDLTASYPEFAELPAVVNGEEAVLDGEIIALGPDGAPSFGRLQRRFGLTNRADVARARREAPASYLVFDVLSINGRDCRALPYRQRRELIEALVEEDADVPVALPDVFAGEARDAAETSRGLHLEGVMAKRWTSPYRSGVRSGDWLKFPLINTEEAVVIGWRESTADARGLASLLLADWRDGAWRYAGRVGTGFSARDRRAIRDRLAPLECDEPAAEVPREVRRDAHWVRPELVAEVESKARTATGSFRQAVWRGWRPDKRPEDLAAGSGE; encoded by the coding sequence ATGGCCCGCACAGCACACAGGGATCGCAAGCAGCAGACGGTCGAGGTGGGCGGTCACCGGATCCGCGTCTCGAACCTCGACAAGGTGCTCTACCCCTCTACCGGAACCACCAAGGGAGACGTGATCGGCTACTACGGCGCGATCGCGCCGACGATGCTGCCGCACTGCCGCGACCGGCCGGCGACGCGCAAGCGCTGGCCCGACGGCGTGGGCGACGACGGTCGCGGCGAGGTGTTCTTCCAGAAGGACATCGGCGATTCCGCCCCCGATTGGGTGCGCACGGGCCGCATCCAGCACAAGGATCACGTCAATCACTACCCGCTCGTGAACGACGAGGCGACGCTCGTCTGGCTCGCGCAGCTCGCCGCGCTCGAGATCCATGTGCCGCAGTGGCGCTTCGATGCGGAGGGCGAGGCCCGGAATCCGGATCGCCTCGTGTTCGACCTCGACCCGGGTGACGGTGTGACGCTGCGCGAGTGCGCGCGGGTCGCGTTCCTGGTGCGCGACATCCTGCGCGGCATGGGCCTCCCCTCGATCCCGGTGACGAGCGGCAGCAAGGGCATCCACCTCTACGCCGCGCTCGACGGCACCCAGACCTCCGACCAGGCGTCGGCCGTGGCGCGCGAACTGGCCCGCTCGCTCGAGGCCGACCACCCCGACGACATCACGAGCTCGATGAAGCGAGCGCTGCGCCCGGGCCGCGTGTTCATCGACTGGAGCCAGAACAATGCGGCGAAGACCACCGTCACACCGTACTCGCTGAGGGGCAGGATCGCGCCCACCGTCGCCGCCCCGCGCACCTGGCGGGAGCTCGCGTCGCCCCACCTGCGGCAGCTCGAGTTCCACGAGGTGCTCGAACGGGTCGCGAGGCGGGGCGATCCGCTTGCGGAGCTGGCGGAGTTATCGGACGCGCACGCGGTGTCGGATCGCCTGGCCGTGTACCGGGCGAAGCGCGACGCGGCGCGCACCCCGGAACCAGTGCCCGCGGCGAGCGGCGCGAAGGGCTCGAAGGGCTCGGGCGGCGCGAAAGTCTCGAAGGACTCGAAGGGTTCGACCGGCAGGGCCGACACCGACGATCCCGATTCGGAGGGCTCCCGACGGGCCGAGCCCGTCTTCGTGATCCAGCGCCACGAGGCGCGCCGGCTGCACTTCGACTTCCGCCTCGAGCACGACGGTGTGCTCGTCAGTTGGGCGCTGCCGAAGGGTGTGCCGACCGACCCGAAGGTGAACCACCTCGCGGTGCCCACGGAGGACCACCCGATGTCGTACCGGCACTTCGAGGGGGTCATCCCGAAGGGCGAGTACGGGGCAGGCAACGTCGAGATCTGGGACTCCGGCACCTACGAGCTCGAGAAGTGGCGTGACGACGAGGTGATCGTGCGGCTCACCGGTCGTCCGGGCGGCGGCCTCGGCGGGCCGCGGCGCTACGCGCTGTTCCGCGCGGGCGAGGCCGGCGGGAAGCCGCGGTGGATGATCCACCTCATGAGCGACGAGCCCGCGGCACAGGGCCGGGGCAAGAAGCGGAATCCGGATCCCGCACCGGACCCCGATCCCCCGTCCGCGATCCCGCCCCGGGCCCCCGCCATGCGTCCCATGCTTTCCGAGCGCGGCGCCCCCGCCGAGTTCGACCGCCTCGACGAGCGCGAGTGGGCGTTCGAGATGAAGTGGGACGGCATCCGCGCGCTCGCCTTCGTCGACGGCGAGCGCTGCACACTGCGCAGCCGCTCCGACGGAGACCTCACCGCGTCGTACCCCGAGTTCGCGGAGCTGCCCGCGGTGGTGAACGGTGAGGAGGCGGTGCTCGACGGCGAGATCATCGCGCTCGGACCCGACGGCGCGCCGAGCTTCGGCCGGCTGCAGCGCCGCTTCGGGCTGACGAATCGCGCCGACGTGGCGCGGGCGCGCCGGGAAGCCCCGGCCTCCTACCTCGTGTTCGACGTGCTGAGCATCAATGGCCGGGACTGCCGCGCGCTCCCCTACCGGCAGCGCCGCGAGCTGATCGAGGCGCTCGTCGAGGAGGACGCCGACGTGCCGGTCGCCCTGCCCGACGTCTTCGCCGGGGAGGCGCGCGATGCGGCGGAGACGAGCCGTGGCCTGCACCTCGAGGGTGTCATGGCGAAGCGCTGGACGAGCCCCTACCGCTCGGGGGTGCGCTCAGGGGACTGGCTCAAGTTCCCGCTCATCAACACCGAGGAGGCCGTGGTGATCGGCTGGCGCGAGAGCACCGCCGACGCCCGCGGTCTCGCGTCGCTGCTGCTCGCGGACTGGCGGGACGGCGCCTGGCGATACGCGGGCCGGGTGGGCACCGGGTTCTCGGCGAGGGATCGGCGCGCGATCCGCGACCGCCTCGCGCCGCTCGAGTGCGACGAACCCGCAGCCGAGGTGCCCCGCGAGGTGCGACGCGACGCTCACTGGGTGCGGCCGGAGCTCGTGGCCGAGGTCGAGTCGAAGGCGCGCACCGCGACCGGCAGCTTCCGTCAGGCCGTGTGGCGGGGATGGCGGCCCGACAAGCGCCCCGAGGATCTCGCCGCGGGCTCCGGCGAATGA
- the ku gene encoding non-homologous end joining protein Ku, translating to MRAIWSGAITFGLVNVPVKLYSATEDHDVELHQVHDKDGGRIRYQRRCEICGEVVEYAHIDKAYADEDDTIVLTKEEIASIPQERDREISVVEFVPSDQIDPMLFERSYYLEPTGKTTKAYVLLRRTLEKTDRTAIVEFALRQKTRLAALRVRGDVLLLQTLLWPDEIRDASFSALEKRVRISAKELQLSASLVKSFSGDFDPAAFKDEYQEELRSLIEAKRRAGEALDTEETFGSDADSGGSGGGSGDSGDAEVIDLMAALKQSVQKSRAAKKKGHGKGTRSGGSRGRAKKRA from the coding sequence ATGAGAGCGATCTGGAGCGGAGCGATCACCTTCGGGCTCGTCAACGTGCCCGTCAAGCTCTACAGTGCCACCGAGGACCACGACGTCGAGCTGCACCAGGTGCACGACAAGGACGGCGGGCGGATCCGGTATCAGCGGCGCTGCGAGATCTGCGGCGAGGTGGTCGAGTACGCGCACATCGACAAGGCCTACGCCGACGAGGACGACACGATCGTGCTCACGAAGGAGGAGATCGCGTCGATTCCGCAGGAGCGGGATCGCGAGATCTCGGTGGTGGAGTTCGTGCCTTCGGATCAGATCGACCCGATGCTGTTCGAGCGCAGCTACTACCTCGAGCCCACCGGCAAGACGACGAAGGCGTACGTGCTGCTGCGGCGCACGCTCGAGAAGACCGACCGCACCGCGATCGTCGAGTTCGCGCTGCGGCAGAAGACGCGGCTCGCGGCGCTGCGCGTGCGCGGGGACGTGCTGCTCTTGCAGACGCTGCTGTGGCCCGACGAGATTCGGGACGCGTCGTTTTCTGCGTTGGAGAAGCGGGTGCGGATCTCGGCGAAGGAGCTGCAGCTGTCGGCGTCGCTCGTGAAGAGCTTCTCGGGGGATTTCGACCCGGCAGCGTTCAAGGACGAGTATCAGGAGGAGCTGCGGTCGCTCATTGAGGCGAAGCGGCGCGCCGGGGAGGCGCTCGATACGGAGGAGACGTTCGGTTCTGATGCGGATTCTGGCGGCTCCGGCGGCGGCTCTGGGGATTCCGGCGATGCCGAGGTGATCGACCTCATGGCGGCGCTCAAGCAGAGCGTGCAGAAGTCGCGCGCAGCGAAGAAGAAGGGGCACGGCAAGGGAACCCGGAGCGGCGGTTCGCGGGGGCGTGCGAAGAAACGAGCGTAG
- a CDS encoding SIMPL domain-containing protein, which translates to MTTIHATGTAETHVLAERATITALVSVTSRDRSGSIDAATRLHNWLVQRAEQLRASGDATWHSADPITTWSYKSYAEGKPKQVVFEHRTSSRVRVKLSNLPLVSALVTELAEAGVTTDVDWSLTENTRRVYERRMRKAAVESAREVANDYAEALGQRIESVVSISDAPVGGGAPAAFARAAAGSGAPEVTVAEITVSATVSGVYEAG; encoded by the coding sequence ATGACGACGATCCACGCCACGGGCACGGCCGAGACACACGTGCTCGCCGAACGCGCCACGATCACCGCGCTCGTCTCCGTGACCTCGCGCGACCGCTCCGGCAGCATCGACGCGGCGACCCGCCTGCACAACTGGCTCGTGCAGCGGGCCGAGCAGCTGCGGGCGAGCGGCGACGCGACCTGGCACTCCGCCGATCCCATCACCACCTGGAGTTACAAGAGCTACGCCGAGGGGAAGCCGAAGCAGGTCGTCTTTGAGCACCGCACCTCGAGTCGCGTGCGTGTGAAGCTGTCGAACCTGCCGCTCGTGAGCGCGCTCGTCACCGAGCTCGCCGAGGCCGGGGTGACCACCGACGTCGACTGGTCTCTCACTGAGAACACCCGCCGCGTCTACGAGCGCCGCATGCGCAAGGCCGCGGTCGAATCCGCTCGCGAGGTCGCGAACGACTACGCGGAGGCGCTGGGTCAGCGCATCGAGAGCGTTGTAAGCATCTCGGATGCGCCCGTGGGCGGGGGAGCGCCCGCGGCGTTCGCGCGGGCGGCGGCCGGCTCCGGGGCGCCCGAGGTGACCGTCGCCGAGATCACCGTGAGTGCGACCGTGAGCGGGGTGTACGAGGCGGGGTAA
- a CDS encoding DUF4342 domain-containing protein produces the protein MTENSGNTGNSDWYEEFKVKGDELMAKVREIIEEGNARRLYIKRENGETIFEIPLTAGVAVTAASAVLAPILVAVGAVAALATSVTIGVERPKADEEKDDESAAKPDGRE, from the coding sequence ATGACCGAGAACAGCGGCAACACCGGCAACAGCGACTGGTACGAAGAATTCAAGGTCAAGGGCGACGAGCTCATGGCCAAGGTGCGCGAGATCATCGAGGAGGGCAACGCTCGCAGGCTCTACATCAAACGGGAGAACGGCGAGACGATCTTCGAGATCCCGCTGACCGCGGGCGTCGCCGTCACCGCCGCGAGCGCCGTGCTCGCCCCGATCCTCGTCGCGGTCGGCGCAGTCGCCGCGCTCGCCACCAGCGTCACGATCGGTGTAGAGCGGCCGAAAGCAGACGAGGAGAAGGATGACGAGAGCGCCGCGAAGCCGGACGGGAGGGAATAG
- a CDS encoding nucleotide pyrophosphohydrolase: protein MTSETVLAALRAFIAERDWAQFHSPENLAKSIAVEAGELLEEFQWSSEFDTERVRLELADVLTYCYELADRLGADPESLILEKLEITRKKYPPELARGRSTKYDRL, encoded by the coding sequence ATGACCAGTGAAACCGTTCTGGCAGCGTTACGCGCGTTCATCGCAGAGCGCGACTGGGCTCAGTTCCACTCTCCAGAAAACCTGGCGAAGTCGATTGCTGTCGAAGCGGGTGAGCTTCTTGAGGAGTTCCAGTGGTCCTCAGAGTTCGATACCGAGCGAGTGCGTTTGGAACTCGCCGACGTACTGACTTACTGCTACGAGCTCGCGGATCGACTGGGCGCGGATCCCGAGTCTCTCATTCTTGAGAAGCTCGAGATTACTCGGAAGAAGTATCCCCCGGAGCTCGCTCGGGGACGGAGCACCAAGTATGACCGGCTTTGA
- a CDS encoding DNA/RNA helicase domain-containing protein: MTGFEVEEVPFEAESIRDYPDPTGRLSNWPAVYAINNHRDIYIGETGNALLRMLQHRRDPKKQHLEVARILLDDTFHRSACYDLESLLIQWFYSDGRYTVINANDGHRNEAYPGRASFQPRFRQIFNELRDRGLFQQSLEDIENSDFFKLSPFKSLVPDQERAILEILKVLFDDLEEDKSSTLVVSGNPGTGKTVVGISLMKTLRDIEASRGVEDAEQGSPISDFFAKGYPEALQGLRIGMVVPQQSLRASIAKVFERAPGLDASMVLTAFDVGKSVVPYDVLIVDEAHRLNQRANQSSGSLNAAFRDINLRLLGSDSVEFTQLDWIRAQSKHSILLMDAEQSVRPADLPPEVIGEVVGEAKASHHFFPLLTQMRVKAEADYVGFVRKLLNGGAAQLPDLGDYEFGMFDEISEMETMIRERDHEFGLARLAAGYAWKWKSDPKKKGMKKIPLAERPYDIEIEGHRWRWNSADTDWINSKHALDEVGSIHTVQGYDLNYAGVIIGRDLRFDTESGEIRFDRSHYFDKKGRENNRQRKRIYTDADIERYVKNIYAVLLTRGIRGTFVYVCDEALREHLRGVIPVLS, from the coding sequence ATGACCGGCTTTGAAGTCGAAGAGGTTCCCTTCGAGGCAGAGAGCATCCGTGATTACCCTGATCCGACTGGGCGTCTGAGTAATTGGCCTGCGGTCTACGCGATCAACAACCACCGTGATATCTACATCGGTGAGACCGGGAACGCGTTGCTGCGAATGCTGCAGCATCGACGGGATCCCAAGAAGCAGCACCTCGAGGTGGCGCGTATCCTTCTCGACGATACGTTCCATAGATCTGCCTGTTATGACCTGGAATCGTTACTGATTCAGTGGTTCTACTCTGACGGCCGATACACCGTCATTAATGCCAATGACGGGCACCGTAACGAGGCGTACCCCGGACGGGCTTCTTTTCAACCTCGATTTCGTCAGATATTCAACGAGCTTCGCGACCGGGGCCTGTTCCAACAGTCCCTCGAAGACATTGAGAACAGTGACTTCTTCAAGCTTTCGCCGTTCAAGTCGCTTGTGCCAGACCAGGAGCGAGCAATACTTGAAATTCTTAAAGTCCTCTTCGACGACCTCGAGGAGGACAAATCATCCACCCTGGTGGTTTCGGGGAACCCCGGTACGGGAAAGACCGTCGTCGGAATCTCGTTGATGAAAACCCTTCGGGATATTGAAGCATCACGAGGCGTTGAGGACGCAGAACAAGGAAGCCCTATCTCGGACTTCTTCGCCAAGGGATATCCAGAGGCGCTCCAGGGACTTCGAATAGGTATGGTCGTTCCTCAGCAGTCGCTCCGCGCTTCTATTGCGAAGGTGTTCGAACGTGCTCCCGGACTCGACGCGTCGATGGTGCTTACAGCCTTCGACGTAGGCAAGTCAGTAGTGCCGTACGACGTACTCATCGTTGACGAGGCGCACCGTTTGAATCAGCGTGCTAATCAATCCTCCGGTTCGCTCAATGCTGCGTTCAGAGACATTAATTTGCGCCTTTTGGGCTCTGACTCCGTCGAATTCACGCAGCTGGACTGGATTCGTGCGCAGAGCAAGCACAGCATCCTCCTCATGGACGCAGAGCAGAGTGTCCGTCCCGCAGACCTGCCGCCGGAGGTTATTGGTGAAGTGGTCGGCGAGGCTAAGGCCAGCCACCACTTCTTCCCGTTGCTGACGCAGATGCGGGTAAAGGCGGAGGCGGATTACGTCGGGTTCGTGCGGAAGCTGTTGAACGGAGGCGCGGCACAACTACCGGACCTGGGTGACTATGAATTCGGGATGTTCGACGAGATCAGCGAGATGGAAACGATGATCCGCGAACGGGATCACGAGTTTGGGCTCGCGAGGCTAGCCGCAGGGTACGCCTGGAAATGGAAGTCCGACCCGAAGAAGAAGGGCATGAAAAAGATCCCGCTTGCGGAGCGACCCTACGATATCGAGATTGAAGGCCATCGTTGGCGTTGGAACTCCGCCGATACAGACTGGATTAACTCCAAGCATGCCCTCGACGAAGTCGGATCGATTCACACCGTGCAGGGGTATGACCTTAACTATGCGGGAGTCATCATCGGGCGGGATCTCCGTTTTGACACCGAAAGCGGCGAGATTCGCTTCGATCGTTCCCACTACTTCGATAAGAAGGGGCGCGAGAATAACCGCCAACGTAAGCGCATTTACACCGACGCGGACATTGAGCGCTACGTGAAGAACATCTACGCGGTGCTACTCACTCGCGGTATCCGCGGCACTTTCGTGTACGTGTGTGACGAGGCTCTTCGCGAACATTTGCGAGGAGTCATTCCGGTCTTGTCCTAG
- a CDS encoding ABC transporter ATP-binding protein/permease, which translates to MAKRGIQGVMMRATQARDHTVTVLSKEEITPNFIRVHLHSDTLFEDAELAPTAWLRGWFPDHEGKETEHQRGYTISSGDAETGRFSLDFVLHEPAGPASAWAQNCEPGDTLQVNTLGSSKFELPEERPAGYLLVGDAAAIPGLAGVISALPHDVPIELYLEEHHPDDRLIPIPSHPRLRTHWTRRTGPHSLAQAIEARDWSNWYVWATPESASLKQLRSRLRDDFGFPRSEIHSQAYWVEGKAMGKQRGEGGGSTEVDSATPSSHRMTGETRAEEGPATARRMGEEVPSHGLTGETRAEKDSAAARGMTGQSMRGKWRASAGSRLLAPMKPIFVVTGVLQAIVTLIELAPFFLLVELSRRLLSGSSTPQELWAIGIWTVVLVGLGALLGAALVLWLHAVDARFERGLRGRLLAKLSRLPLGWFSARGSAQVKQVVQDDTLALHYLVTHAVGDAIAAVVAPVAVLVYLFVVDWRMALLMFVPVVVYAFTMYLMILRSYDTTPKALKWAERMQTEAGAYLEGQPVVRVFGGAAASTFRARLGEYIEFLDGWQRPFTGLKTFMDLATRPSTFLLLICVFGTLWVTSGSMDPLDLLPFLLLGTTFGSRLLGIGYGLSGLRDGLLAARRVQNVLEEQELAAPGAGDGGSGSARPRGEVRFEGVGFAYRPGAPVLEGVSLTLEPGTVTALVGPSGSGKSTLAALLARFHDVEEGAIRIDGTDIRQLDADALYSRVGFVFQETQLVQGTVRENIALAVPDASDERVETAARAANIHDRILRMPQGYETRLGPDAALSGGERQRLTIARAILADTPVLVLDEATAFADPESEFLVQQALGRLTRDRTVLVIAHRLHTIADVDRIVVLDHGRVVEVGAHSELLGYDGRYRQLWEAGQNAAARGGADPEPTFTITTEQEAAR; encoded by the coding sequence ATGGCGAAACGCGGTATCCAGGGCGTGATGATGCGCGCCACGCAGGCACGTGACCATACCGTGACCGTCCTCTCGAAGGAGGAGATCACGCCGAACTTCATCCGCGTGCACCTGCACTCCGACACCCTCTTCGAAGACGCCGAGCTCGCGCCCACCGCTTGGTTGCGCGGATGGTTCCCCGACCACGAGGGCAAAGAGACCGAGCACCAGCGCGGCTACACCATCAGCTCCGGCGACGCCGAGACCGGCCGCTTCTCGCTCGACTTCGTGCTGCACGAGCCCGCCGGCCCCGCCTCAGCCTGGGCGCAGAACTGCGAGCCCGGCGACACCCTGCAGGTGAACACCCTCGGATCCTCCAAGTTCGAGCTTCCCGAGGAGCGCCCCGCCGGCTACCTGCTCGTCGGCGACGCCGCCGCGATCCCGGGCCTCGCCGGCGTCATCTCCGCGCTGCCGCACGACGTGCCAATCGAGCTCTACCTCGAAGAGCATCACCCCGACGACCGGCTGATCCCGATCCCGAGCCATCCCCGGCTGCGCACGCATTGGACGCGGCGCACAGGCCCCCACTCGCTCGCGCAGGCGATCGAGGCGCGCGACTGGTCGAACTGGTACGTCTGGGCCACTCCCGAGAGCGCCTCGCTCAAGCAGTTGCGCTCGCGTCTGCGCGACGACTTCGGTTTTCCCCGCAGCGAGATCCACTCGCAGGCCTACTGGGTCGAGGGCAAGGCGATGGGCAAGCAGCGCGGAGAAGGTGGCGGCAGCACCGAGGTGGATTCGGCGACTCCTTCGTCGCACAGGATGACGGGAGAGACGCGCGCCGAGGAGGGTCCTGCGACGGCAAGAAGGATGGGGGAGGAAGTGCCGTCGCACGGTCTGACGGGGGAGACGCGCGCCGAGAAGGATTCTGCGGCTGCGCGCGGGATGACGGGGCAATCCATGCGCGGCAAGTGGCGCGCGTCGGCCGGCTCTCGCCTGCTCGCTCCGATGAAGCCGATCTTCGTCGTGACGGGTGTGCTGCAAGCGATTGTCACGCTGATCGAGCTGGCGCCGTTCTTCCTGCTGGTGGAGCTCTCGCGACGGCTGCTGTCGGGCAGCTCGACACCGCAGGAGCTCTGGGCGATCGGCATCTGGACGGTGGTGCTGGTCGGTCTGGGCGCGTTGCTCGGGGCGGCGCTCGTGCTCTGGCTGCACGCCGTCGACGCCCGCTTCGAGCGCGGGTTGCGCGGCCGTCTACTCGCGAAGCTTTCGCGACTGCCGCTCGGTTGGTTCAGCGCCCGCGGCTCGGCGCAGGTGAAGCAGGTGGTGCAGGACGACACGCTCGCGCTGCACTACCTTGTGACGCACGCGGTCGGCGATGCGATAGCGGCGGTGGTCGCACCCGTCGCGGTGCTGGTGTACCTGTTCGTGGTCGATTGGCGCATGGCGCTGCTCATGTTCGTGCCGGTGGTGGTGTACGCGTTCACGATGTACCTGATGATCCTGCGCTCGTACGACACGACGCCGAAGGCGTTGAAGTGGGCCGAACGCATGCAGACCGAGGCGGGCGCCTACCTGGAGGGGCAGCCGGTGGTGCGGGTCTTCGGGGGTGCGGCGGCATCGACGTTCCGCGCGCGGCTGGGCGAGTACATCGAGTTCCTCGACGGCTGGCAGCGTCCCTTCACCGGGCTCAAGACGTTCATGGATCTCGCCACGCGCCCGTCGACGTTCCTGCTGCTCATTTGCGTGTTCGGCACGCTCTGGGTGACGAGCGGCTCGATGGATCCTCTCGACCTGCTGCCGTTCCTGCTGCTCGGCACGACGTTCGGGTCGCGCCTGCTCGGGATCGGTTACGGTCTGTCCGGCTTGCGCGACGGGCTGCTCGCGGCTCGGCGAGTGCAGAACGTGCTGGAAGAACAGGAACTCGCGGCCCCGGGCGCGGGCGACGGAGGCTCCGGATCGGCGCGGCCGCGCGGCGAGGTGCGCTTTGAAGGCGTGGGCTTCGCGTATCGGCCCGGCGCGCCGGTGCTCGAGGGCGTTTCCCTGACGCTGGAGCCCGGCACGGTGACGGCTCTCGTCGGGCCGTCGGGATCGGGCAAGTCCACGCTCGCCGCGCTGCTCGCCCGCTTCCACGACGTGGAGGAGGGGGCGATTCGGATCGATGGCACCGACATCCGTCAGCTCGACGCCGACGCTCTTTACTCCCGCGTCGGATTCGTCTTCCAGGAGACGCAGCTTGTGCAGGGCACGGTGCGCGAGAACATCGCGCTCGCGGTGCCCGACGCGAGCGACGAGCGGGTGGAGACGGCTGCTCGCGCAGCCAACATCCACGATCGCATCTTGCGCATGCCACAGGGCTACGAGACGCGGCTCGGTCCCGACGCCGCCCTTTCGGGTGGTGAGCGCCAGCGGCTCACGATCGCCCGAGCGATCCTCGCAGACACCCCGGTGCTCGTGCTCGATGAGGCGACCGCCTTCGCCGATCCCGAATCGGAGTTCCTCGTGCAGCAGGCCCTCGGCCGCCTCACTCGAGACCGCACGGTGCTCGTGATCGCGCACCGGCTGCACACCATTGCCGACGTCGACCGCATTGTGGTGCTCGATCACGGGCGCGTCGTCGAGGTTGGAGCTCACTCCGAACTGCTGGGGTATGACGGACGATATCGGCAGCTCTGGGAAGCCGGGCAGAACGCAGCGGCGCGCGGCGGTGCTGATCCGGAGCCTACCTTCACCATCACGACCGAGCAGGAGGCCGCCCGATGA